The Halictus rubicundus isolate RS-2024b chromosome 6, iyHalRubi1_principal, whole genome shotgun sequence genome contains the following window.
CACAGCTTAATAAAACcggcagagaaataaattcctatctgGTTCCCATGTCTTCCAATTAATGCAAACgcttttgcacaaaaatccgcagtctaattatcagtaATAATTCAACGAATATTTCACAGGTAACGTTTAGAGAATATGTCTGAACTAGAATACGATAACGTTTCTACAGAATATGCATCTCGAGCAATATTGTGAACACTTTATTGCACTTAGTGTTGCATCTAGACGATAGCTCGTCTACCCAACCCTCCGAGATCCTCGAGCAACAGTGATTTCCATTTTTGCACCATAAATCCTCGCGAGCCGGATCGATCGGTATTCCCATCGAGGGTgcaaggaaaatcaattttccacTAAATTAACCGCTAAATTACACTCCTACGTGTAGCGAGCCGCATGTATATCAACGGAGTGTCATCAATATTCTCGCATGTAGACACCCGCTTTTCTCGACGATCCTCGTGTGTCGATCGGAAGCTTTTCCATTTATCTGGTAATTAAGATCTCCCGGGGGGCGGCGATGGTGGTTCGCGACCGAGCCTCCCGACACCATAAGTATTAATTTTTCGATGAATGATTTAGTAAGAGCCGATAATGCGTCGTGGAACGTGGAAAACAAACATCATGGGATTCGTGCGTGAACGTCCGCCATGTTTGCACGACGAGCCTTATAATGTGCGAACATCGCATTACCAGTAATTTTATTTAGATTGCACATTTCTAACGAGCTTGCGCACGATCGATGCGCGACATCGTGAAAAATTCAACGGAACTGCGAAACGAGTTAGAGGAATTCCTCCACTGATTAATTCGATGCCTTTTTATTGCGAAGGTACTTTCAAGTGAAATATTTTCCTGCCAAAATGATTTTGGGATTTCGATGTATCAACAATGATGTTTATAAAAGCCTACATGCCTTGAGGAAACGGAtggataattaaattattagtgACAACACATGTTTGACAGTATGTTTGCAAATTAATGCTTCATTAAATACttgataaaaatacaaaaagaatTCGATGTAGTTAGACTTACATATAAAAGTTCTATTTTCCGTACTTTTCAATTGATAGAAAATATTGCTGAACCGTTTTATGTTTTCTGTGCTGGGAGATTCTTTTGCTCATGCTACTCACTCGCCAGACGCCATCTTGGTTCACAGAACGGAGTCGCCAGAATTTCCAGGAAGATGCAACTTGCGATTACTGAGATGGAAAATGCTTTTATATTTAACTCCCAGTCATTGTAATTGAGATAGAACTtttcgcagaaaaatccgcggtcAACAGACAACGACAACCAAATATAATTTGTTATAAATCGCAGAATTGAATGGCGGCTACAGGGGTCCCGAAAATTCGCGTAAATGCGACTTATTCTTTTGTCAGCGTCACTTTACAACGCTCAATCGTCGAGCTCGTCGGGACGTTAACGAGGAGCAATTGCGCCGGCGAAAGTGCGGCTTTAACTGAAAGTGGATAATTCTCGAGCAGGGGTGCGAGAGACAGCCGAAAAGACGTTGAGACACGTCCTCGTTGGACTTATCATCGGTAACAGCCAGGAGCACGGTAACGTGGCAACCCTTCACCGGTAATTACCGGTCAACCTGTTCGATAGTTTACGTTATCTAACGTTTAGCGCCAGATGTCTGTCCGGCTCGGCCAATTTCCTTTTGTGGTGTGGCACACCGCACACGCACACGACAGACACCGTCGATCAGCGACTCGTGTCTGCCCCAGGACAACGATATGTGGTCgacaacgagagagagagacagaagagaatgagagagagagagagagagagaggtggccAGGCATTGGGACACATACACCGTGGCTAGGGGTAATTGTGGAAATGACGACGGAAGTGTCAGATTAGAATCTGAGATGCTCCGGGGAGCACGCGATGTGTGTCCCAACCCCTGAGACTATTAGGCGAACGAGCAAGCTACCCCCTTAAACGTTCTGGCCACCAGTGGTGCTTCCATATCGGTGCTATTCAATGGACACCGGCCCATTCTTGCTACCTTACCTTGCCACGTCCGCTGTAACATCGACCTCGATTGATCGGATAGCCTGTTTGGCACCTTCTATCGACTAGGTGCACGTGAACGGCTCGGAAGCCAGACAATTTAAGTCCAATCCTTTCCGAAAACGAtgtattaggttgtcccaaaagcTCTCGACGTTGTCAGGCAACAAGAGCATACACAATCACTCTCAATAATATTCTGACACTCTCAAAGGgacgataacatttttaatattcgaccacacgatttggattttgtttttttttttttttttttgagaagttagaagttCCTAAAAAATTGTAGTTGTTCGGAATTTCAGAGAAAATACGAAAAGttgttttttacaacatttttatgtgtgaaaaatacgttttgtagatctgtatcaattatccACATTTCCAAAATTTGATCAAAGTCAGTTGTTTCGAGAAGAAACGACAGGCATCGAAAGACGTAAGAAAATCCAACttgtatagtccaatattaaaaaggtGATCgtatttttaaaagtgtccgaacaTTATTGCGAGTGACTGTACATAGAACCAGCGTGATTATCTCGAAGCTTTCATTCATTTAACTGTGCCGTTAGCTCGCTCGAAGCACCACTCTAAATTCACGTCGTGCTCATTAGTAAAAATCGAAACTTTTCAGACAAACTCAGAGAAATCCTTTATTGCCGAAACTGCCAGTCAATGAAGCAATTAAGCCGAATAGTCCGAGACGTAGATAATACTGGGAAATTATTTTTGGTGGAACCCAGTAGACAGTCAATGACCCTATCACACGGATGGGCGCACGCAGAAAATCAGTCCCCCCGTCCCATCCCCCACCCCCAGGACCATATCGTTCTCCCTCGGCTCGTGGCCCAGTGAAATCGGCGATCTCGAAAATCTGTACGCCGAATAGCATTTCCATCGCGTTAGCATAAAATTATCCGGGGGGCCGCCGGTTCATTAGCAAGTCAAATGAACGTGGCACGGATTGAGCACCACTGACACACGGGCCCCTGGGTCTCACAGGGCCCCGGTCCCATGCGAACGGAACTCACCGGCTGCCGGATCGGATGAGCCCTCCGGTAAACCGGGGCTAAACTGTATTAAAGCGCGGGTACGCGTTACTATGTATCGTACGATGAACTCTGCAATTTTCTTCGGTGCTCGCTCGATCGGTAGCTGCGGCCCGCACATCGTAAAATCCAATGAACTGCAGAccgcataaaaataattaacggGTAAAGCCTAACTCGCGATCTCTGAAACGAATAATGTGACTTTTAGGAATTCTTTTCTGAAAGAATTAAcagactcttttttttttagttgagTATTTTAGTCAACAGTGCACACATTGTACAACTTGCACTAATTTTTTAATGGCGAAATCTTAAGAAACTCCTTAGTAACAGCCTTTCCTCTAGAAAGTTGATTAATTTTCTGTTACTTAGGCATTTTGTGAGATCTTGTAGCAAGAAAATTACTATAAATTGTGCGATATATACACACTCGAATAGCGTGTATGTTTTTAAGAAATGTCCAGTAGTGTttccagaaaaaaattaaacatctcgtttctttttcaaattgttgACTATAACTTTAGAAATATGGAGGGATcagttaaaaaaatgttccttgcGACATGCTTGACAAATGAATTAATTAACATGGAATTGTCACAAGCCTTCAAAAGAAGAGTATGTTATTAATGATGTAAATTTGTTGTTTAGGTCGTTAAACGTGTGAGAAACTGTAAGCAGTCGCTCCGACTAACTGTCGCGATTCGTCATAACAACACGGTGTACGATAAATCGCAACGTGCCCAGGCCCCTTTGGGACCTTCCCATTATCTGATTCCAGGGCAAATGTGCTTCACCTGTGAACGACATATGGCCGCTGCCTGTCCCTTTCGACGACAGTGTGACTACTTTCGGGTTAATTTGTCGATGAGATAACGCGGGGCTCACCGCACGCCACGAAAAATAACCGGGGTTCATAATCGGTAACCGTCCGGACAGCCCCACCGCATACCCATCGTGGCCCACCAAAAGGTTCTTCGAGTTTGAAGGCTTCTAACTTGCAGTCGCATTCAGAGAATTATTTCGACCCCTTCATCCAAGAGCGTTTAAGAATTTTAGTAACATCTGACTTCACTCGCATGgacgtaaaatatattttcaaatatattctcAAGGCTaccgaaaaattatattttcattgaaaaataaaaatctgcttAGCTAAGTCGTTGACAGACAGTTAGAAAAATTATAGTTACAGTTAGAaattataatttcattgaaaaataaagatctGCTTAGCTAAGTCGTTGTCAGACAGTTAGAAAAATTATAGTTACAGTTAGAAATgatattttcattgaaaaataaagatctGCTTAGCTAAGTCGTTGACAGACAGTTAGAAAAATTATAGTTACAGttagaaattatattttcattgaaaaataagGACCTGCTTAGCTAAGTCGTTGACAGACAGTTAGAAAAATTATAGTTACAGTTAGAaattataatttcattgaaaaataaagatctGCTTAGCTAAGTCGTTGACAGACAGTTAGAAAAATTATAGTTACAGttagaaattatattttcattgaaaaataaagacCTGCTTAGCTAAGTCGTTGACAGACAGTTAGAAAAATTATAGTTACAATtagaaattacattttcattgaaaaataaagacCTGCTTAGCTAAGTCGTTGACAGACAGTTAGAACAATATCTATACTACtttttctagtatttttaaatatatttcagaACGACCGATCGACTCCACATTTCTATAAGATTATAATTTTTCTCCAAAAATATTGTTGGTTGAATTATTGAAAGATCTACTTAGAAAAATGGACACCATTTTGTCAAGAAGTTTTTCAAATTTAGACCCTTCTAGTTCGAGTTATATTTATTTGCAgcttttgcaaaaattttgacAAGACATTCTATTAAGAACTCTTTGAAAGCTGCGTACAATTTCCCAGAAAACAACTCCTCTAGAGTAACATACTACATAAACAATCCTTTACACGAATCAAGATAACTGAGTAAACTCGTGTCACCGATCGAACTCGCACTTAAAGAATTAAATGCGAGATAAAATTTCTAGTTAACCGCACCGGAGGACTTGTTTGAATTTTATATACGCAATGGCGTGTGTCAAAGATACTTAAAACCGGGATCAAGATCGCGAATGGCACTCGTAAACTACTATATGCGCATAAGATTTCGCAGTTACACGAGGCGATCCTTATCAGGATCGGTtgcaaaaaaatcagaaactcGTGTGTGTTTAACCGAGCTAGTTTTTCTCTCATCGgcgaaaaaaaaagggaaaaaagggTAACAAACGAACTAAAGAGGTCCGTCAGACAAAATCTTGCGGGGCCAGAATCGATGGGACTCGAATTACACTATTGAATCGATAACATCGTGTTATATCTGGGCGAGGATCGCGGGCATCAACGTTTAAGTTTCGGAAATGGCCGCGATATGGATCACCCCTCGCGGGAACATCAGGTGGCGCAGCCCCATAACATTGTTCCAAGTCCCGCCTTATTCCGTCCACTTTATCTGGGGATTTCGACGATTCCGAAATTTAGCTTTCTTACCTATCGCATTATCCGGCGATCAGTGTAGTCATTAAACATGTCGGCAATTTGAGCGACTCGAAAAGGATGCGACACGTGGGGCTGTCATGTTAAGGGTATCGTAAAACTTACGCTCGCGTCTTTTCCTGTTACCAAGCCCACTATTATTCATCCTGCTTTACGATTCATTGAAAGCATAATTTACACTTAGAAACGCTTGTATCAATTAGAGAGCGGGAAGAAAAATGGCCAGGTTTGATCCTGGACTTccaattttgtaaatgattttacTGCTGCTTTCACATATATTTCTGGGTGGTTATAAATTTATATCTTTGTTAAACCAATATCTGTAATTTTGAAGTCAACAGTGAATAATTTCGTGAGATTTAAGGTACGACACGAAACAAAATTAACCGAACGTGTTGCGCGTAATATGAGATTTGTTAATTTACTGCTGTGTCTAAAAGTCACACGGGAATCGTAACACGATCGTAAAAGCGGGATTGACAGAAATCATTAAAGGGCACTGCCAAGGATTGCATTAGTCTCGCGAGACGATCGGGGGCCGTCGGCTTAATGCTTGAAATTATGTTTTCCAGTCGACGGTCACTTGCCAACTGCTTTTTACTTTTGCAGCAAGTGGCCACGCCCACAGTTGTTAAAAAGATTCTACGAATGAAGCAGGAACAGCCGACGATGTTCGCCTGGGAGATCCGTGAGCAGCTGGCCCGGCAAGGAGCCTGCGATCCTCAAAGCTTGCCCTCCGTGTCCTCCGTGAATCGGATCCTTCGTGGCGGAGGACTTCATACTGATCACGCGGCCGTCGAGAATGGTTCATCCAGCCCGTATGCTTCGCAAGTCTCGACAAACGCTGCCAACAGAGGTAAAATTATCCTCCTCGATCCATAATTAATCTACgcattaaaaatagaatttcaacaGTGCCACCTTAAAATAGAATTACAGAgtttacacgatatatgtccgaacgacgggtctagccagggacatgtatcggccaggaaatactattcATTGATCCACGACGAACggggaaaaggacagcgaagccagtggcagtggggatagttctgggacatatatagagtaaacactgtaattagaGTTTTCGGTTCAAACGAAATCAAAATATGTGAAACCACTTAGCGTGGAATTCGAATGGAATGAGAAAACATGTTTGCAAAATGATTGATATTTAAATGACTTGAAAGGATAATTCCCTTATTTTTTCTTGGTATCATTGATATATATCATTTGGAAGTCCTAAATTGCTAAACCGAAGCCAGTTGTGATTCGTGTGCGCCATCCAAGCTTCGTGAGCCATTATGCGGAGGAAAGCTGCGTCGCGAGTGCGCCATTACAGGCTAATGATCCCCTAAACATCTGTCCCGTATCCGTGGGCTCGTTGTCTGAAATTTTTTCGCATTGTTTTGCCCCTTTCGCCGCGCGTCGCTCGCGACTCGGCTCCATAGATGAGAGGCGAGCCTGGCAAAAAGAAGGAGCGGGACcggtcgcaaaaatgcaacgaTCGAGATCGGAGGGCAAAGGGGAGGACGAGGAAAGAAATAGGAGATGGCGTGTCGGTTTTAGGAGAGGAAGGAGGACGAAGGGAGGACGAGAAATTCGAAAATACCCTGTGGCCGATTGACTCGTCAGCGGGCTGCCGCGAGACGATCGACACGCAACCCCTTAAAGAAACTGAAAATTTGCCTCACAATTTACCTCGTTTATTCTGCAAATTGTCTCTAAATTCGATCTTTTTTTCACCACCGTGGAGAAATTGCATCACGGAATTCGAGCCCAGAGAAACCGCCGCCGTCCGAACGTATTTACGTGGCGCGCGTCGATAATCTGTTTCCGCGTCACCAATCAGCACGGAATCAAAGAAATCGATACCCTAATTGCTCACTCTCGATCGGGAAATAGATTTTTCCACCGTAGAATTTGTCCCCCGTGTAACCGTGAAAGGGAAAAACGACCAAGGGAATTTCATAATTCAGTCCTTAATCCTTCGGACCGGTCAACGGCACTTAGGCACTTATACGTAGCATCGTTAAATCTAGAGTGCTATAAAAATTTGTCTGTGATACCAAACCATGCCCAAATATGATCGAAAAAGTTTTTTAGTTCCACGTCATTTGGTTCTCCCGCGATAAATTCCTAAAGATCACCCATCTTCGGTGATCGAATCAGCGAAACAAGCATCAAACAGAACTGTATATCTTTCACTTTACATTATTGTGTATTACAGAAAGATATACTCGATTTTTATTACGGGTAAATTCTTATTAATTATTGTCTGTCATGGTGACGCAGGTTTGAGGACCCTGCtaaaaaaacaatgaaaacgGATACCCTGTTTCTTCGGTCCCCTTTTTCGTCTTATTTCACCGACCTCAATTTAGACCGACGAGCTCGAAAATGTAGACATTAAACATGAAGGAACCCTCGCATGCTTCATTTTTTCGCAACACTGCTGTTGTTAACTCGGCAACCGGTTCCATAATGATCGTGATTAGTCGATCTCGGCGATCCGATTAACACCGATTCGTAGTCTAGAAAGCATCGAAATACCCAAGTGTTTTGTTGAGGAGTTTCGTATAAATTTCGATCGTTAATCGAACTTATACGTTCCGATTGCAGACGCGTTAATGAGGACGGATTACCAGCTGTTTTATCCGGGAGCGTTGGGACCGCTGCACATCTCCACGACTTCCGGTAACACTAGCGCGCCATCTTGGAATCCGAGCTTCTACTCGTCTTTGTACCAAGCCACCACGTTGCACTTGCATCATGGAATGCAGTCGTTCACGTGAGTATTCCTCACTTTTCAGCCAATGTTAAATTACGTACGGTttgatattaataaataaatggacATGGAGCAAATAACAGTAAATTTTAAGACGCCCAAAATACAGTTACAAACACAGCGATTGAGAAAAGCGAAACCCTGTTTGCAGATCGTTGGACGTGGAGCGTCTGTCGGAGCAAAATGGCGGGGCAAGTCAGGTGGAGCTGAAGTCCAGTTCCAGTTCGATGACCGGCAGCGACGATTCGCTGGACAAGAGCGACCTGGACGAGAACACGGAGTCCCAGGACCACTACAAACCGTTCCAGAACTCGCCGACCATTTTGGAGCTGGGCCAGAAGATCGGCAGCGACCGCAGCGCCTTCGTGAGACACAGTACTTCCGGCTCGTCCGGAAGTTTGGAGAACGGGCAAAGCCCGCCGCCGATCGGCAGCGAGAACCAGAAGACACCCTCGCCGAGGATCGCGGAGACCGGAAACGAGCAGAACTCGATGGCCAAAGAAGCGGCGGCTGAAGGAAGGCCGGCGCAACCTCAGCGAAAGAGGAACCCGTACTCTATAGAGGAGTTGTTGAAGAAGGACGAGAGCAAGAGCGGCTCGAAGAGGCCGAAGCTGACGAACATCGGGGTGGTGCAACCCTGCGGAGTCGTCCTCAGCAAAGAGATCTGAGGAATCGGCGATGAAACTGATCGGAGATACTGTAATAGTCTAGCGATAGAGGCTAAGTCGATTGTCCGGCTTCGGACGAGTCTTCGAGGATGTTGCGGACGTTTACACGACGTGGGAACTCTTCGGGAGGGTAATTATGGAGACCAGGACGCGGAAGTGACGTTTAGCGTTGTATTAGATTGAGTAACGATTCTGTGGCGATTAGGCAGTTGGTACTCGGGTATATTTTGTTGGAGACGGTAACTCGGTTACGGTGTCGTTTGGGTTCTTTGGACTGGGATGACCCGGCTGCTGCTGTTGCGAAATAGAAACTTTCgtagtaatgattagactgtggatttttatgtgtaatagaaattgtctgcattcCTTTCGAGACACGGGAGCTGCATAGCTACATAGACAACATACAGCGAAGACAGAGACTCATTCTCTCCTTCATGCTTTTAACGAGTTGGAAGAAATGCAATACGTTCTTTGAATGCTTgtactgttttgcattttttagacccccagtctaataataataattaaattactgttGGAAAAAAGAGTTTGTTGGTTGGCTATTTCTGATTGTCTGGGCTGCAAAGTGTAAGATAGAAAGGAGTCTAATGTTAAAGGGGATCTTCGTTTTGTTGAAACTTTCTTGGAACTCACAGGACAGTAAACAATCAAAATAATTACTCAATCTAGTATGATTCTAAGAGCAAAGGAGTATCGGAAAGAAACGGTGAAGGTTTATATTTGACGTATATGGCTCGATACTTCATTATATAATCTCACTCTTTGGTGTTATGTGGCGATGTATTTGTTTATGTCACCGGTGAAGTGATATTCTGTACAAACGGAAAACAATGCTGTAAAATAGAGCAAATAATCGAAAATTTCTCTTGTCCTTAACGATCGCATCTATTCGTAAATTGAACAATTTGGTAGAGGATTGTACGGAAATCCAAAGAGAAAGATTAGTATTACCGTTACAGAAGTTGTAGTGTTTACTATAGCTTAGGCACAATAATTTCCGTACATAAGTGAGCGTAAAATGACTATTTAATTACTACAaacatttttatgtaatttcaaATTTGCCTTTGCATTCTTATTTCGATTCTCTCTATGTTCATCGGCTTTGTATcactattataataaaaaaaaaaataaacaatttcgaatCGCCAAAATGAATATATCGAACGGtcataaaaatcaaatataaaCTGTCCGTTTTCACACAGCAGGAGAATCGATGAACAGTATTTTCGAATGCTGAGGAATATTCCCGCATTTAGTGTCTTCGATCGTTTAAGTTCGTCGGAACGAGTACATAAGAGAGCctaatttattttaaagtatTTTCAATCTACCGCAAATCTTCTGCTTGTTCTGTTAAACTAGAATTCTACGATTTTGTTCTTCACAAATCAAATTATCCGAAGGATTGTAGTTGCATTCGACGACTGTAGGTCCCGGGACGATCAATTTGAAGCGGCGAACGTGACGTTTTAATGTAGAAGTGTAACATAATTTACCAAAAAACAGAGAACATAATGGTTCTGTATTTATAAGGTCACTTTACAACCGAGAGTATAATTAGTACGGCTTTGTCGATGTCCGGGACGTTCGATCGCCGCCATGTTGGCGAGAAACGATGCGGGAACCGCGTCGATTAGGCGTAACGATTAGCATCAATCGTCAAACATACATATTCGACTGTAATATTGTAGGTTACACGCGTAAGTCTGTTAAGCTAATTTATgactaaattattatttttgtttctcgATATTCCTCGACGCTCTATCATTGACACGAGAAGTCATTAAATGTGTACCCGTAAACGTCACGATGATAATGTACGATAAAGCATATTCGATAACGTAGACATTTTACGAGTTCGATGGTTTCCGGAAGATATAGGATTTCCCTGCGTTGTATATTAGATTTTCCATGTGTTGTACGCTGTATCATTTCGTTTTGCGAATGGAACGACGCCATATTATTCT
Protein-coding sequences here:
- the Poxn gene encoding paired box pox-neuro isoform X3, which codes for MPHTGQAGVNQLGGVFVNGRPLPDCVRQRIVQLALVGVRPCDISRQLLVSHGCVSKILTRFYETGSIRPGSIGGSKTKEQPTMFAWEIREQLARQGACDPQSLPSVSSVNRILRGGGLHTDHAAVENGSSSPYASQVSTNAANRDALMRTDYQLFYPGALGPLHISTTSGNTSAPSWNPSFYSSLYQATTLHLHHGMQSFTSLDVERLSEQNGGASQVELKSSSSSMTGSDDSLDKSDLDENTESQDHYKPFQNSPTILELGQKIGSDRSAFVRHSTSGSSGSLENGQSPPPIGSENQKTPSPRIAETGNEQNSMAKEAAAEGRPAQPQRKRNPYSIEELLKKDESKSGSKRPKLTNIGVVQPCGVVLSKEI
- the Poxn gene encoding paired box pox-neuro isoform X2 → MPHTGQAGVNQLGGVFVNGRPLPDCVRQRIVQLALVGVRPCDISRQLLVSHGCVSKILTRFYETGSIRPGSIGGSKTKQEQPTMFAWEIREQLARQGACDPQSLPSVSSVNRILRGGGLHTDHAAVENGSSSPYASQVSTNAANRDALMRTDYQLFYPGALGPLHISTTSGNTSAPSWNPSFYSSLYQATTLHLHHGMQSFTSLDVERLSEQNGGASQVELKSSSSSMTGSDDSLDKSDLDENTESQDHYKPFQNSPTILELGQKIGSDRSAFVRHSTSGSSGSLENGQSPPPIGSENQKTPSPRIAETGNEQNSMAKEAAAEGRPAQPQRKRNPYSIEELLKKDESKSGSKRPKLTNIGVVQPCGVVLSKEI
- the Poxn gene encoding paired box pox-neuro isoform X1 — its product is MPHTGQAGVNQLGGVFVNGRPLPDCVRQRIVQLALVGVRPCDISRQLLVSHGCVSKILTRFYETGSIRPGSIGGSKTKQVATPTVVKKILRMKQEQPTMFAWEIREQLARQGACDPQSLPSVSSVNRILRGGGLHTDHAAVENGSSSPYASQVSTNAANRDALMRTDYQLFYPGALGPLHISTTSGNTSAPSWNPSFYSSLYQATTLHLHHGMQSFTSLDVERLSEQNGGASQVELKSSSSSMTGSDDSLDKSDLDENTESQDHYKPFQNSPTILELGQKIGSDRSAFVRHSTSGSSGSLENGQSPPPIGSENQKTPSPRIAETGNEQNSMAKEAAAEGRPAQPQRKRNPYSIEELLKKDESKSGSKRPKLTNIGVVQPCGVVLSKEI